The Macrobrachium nipponense isolate FS-2020 chromosome 16, ASM1510439v2, whole genome shotgun sequence DNA window TTTGGGATAAAAAGGGGTATGCCGTCAGTGATAACAACCCCTTCAGGGTTGATTATGCAATCACGTTCAAAATAAGTAATAACTTGGGATCATTCAATCTCACCAGGCAGGGCACATAGTTATAGGAAAGATGTTCGATTGTTAAAATATAACATGGTTTACAGTGAGTTAGTGTAGAACCTCGGATACTAATCAGTGTCAAATAATCTAGTGTGGGACGAGGTTATAATTGGAAAAGTTATCAAACAGTTATTACAATGCAAATAATTACGAACaagtttgtttttgaaaaataaacgATTGTGAAGGGAGTCGGACATTTTCTTGTTACTAATGAGTAAACGTTTAGATAAAAGGTGTATCATGTTATGAGAATTCTAACTATGGTCTTATTTTGTTTACAGCCTATAATTGCGTAATGGGCGAGAACATCATatgttaaagtaattttaaaaataatttccagaACTCCCTAATTCATCTAAGATAAAAAAGGAACGTCGTAATTACAAAGAAGAGGAACGTGCTATAAGTGGTTTTTACGTACTACATACGGCAAGATGACGTCACCCCATCACCATCCATTTCTCCCTCGTAGAATTCACTTCCTACATCCCCCTCTTACTCCCCAGCTGCTTCCCAGCCCTGAGTTTTCCTCACactccttccctctcctctcaCTTCTACCCTCCCctattttctttccatattcCCATTAATTCTCCTCAATTTCTTCCCATGTAAgtgatttttttacaatttacaaatGTGTCTTTAcaactgtaagaaaaaaaatctaaggaaATCGTCACACCTGGTCTTGTTCATTGGTGTTAACGTTTACTTAGAAGCAACAACAGAGACGTAATGTTTTTCCATTTACACAATAGAAGGTGTAATTTGAACCACAAACTTAAATTTAGAGTTTGGACAAAATTGGCACAAAGATAAGGAAGTTGAATTTTTCTGGGGGCTAGGGGGCTCACCCCCATAGTCCTGAATGATCTTACTTTTCGTGAATAATGTAATTGACATCACCAACTTTCACTTCAAACTTGAACAAAGTAGGCTTATCATAAGTTGATGTAGTTAATACTAATATCCCaagtaaaaaatttaaacaaaagtgtgaaaaaataaaacagtgaaATTCGTGCAGGGGGGGTTGTATCTATTTTCCATTCCCCACCAGGGCCTGCACCGATCTAACGATTTTCAAATAATGCACTTGGTACTATTAACCTATGTTTTGAATTTGAACAATATAggcaaaataataagaaaattatactGAGGATGGTGGCATAGGGTGTCCCCATGACCCCAAACGttcttatacttatttatttatgaataatgcaATTGGTATTAGTAATGGATGCTTTAAATTTGACCAAAATCAGCCTCAAATTAAGGAATTTACATTTAAGGGCGGGGGTGCCCACCCATGGCCCCGAACGGCTTGATAAGTATTTTGAAGTAATGCAATTAGGATCAATAGCCAACGTTTCAGATTTGAACCAAATCGGCAAAAAACAAGAAAGTTACATTATGTAAGTAGAAGTAATAACTTTTTAAGGGGTTATATCTGTTTTTAAGAATATCTAATTAGGCTGTGCTCAACCCCTACGTTAGCTTAATATCTGTGTCAAATTTCATAATGATCGGTTCACTGATGTAGACATTCATttggaacaaacagacaaacaaacaaatagacgtTTTTCCCGTACATGGTACTGCCCGGTCTCGATCCCACGACGCAGTACCTTCCAGCCACTCCAATATGAGTTAACAACAATTCAGCTATACTTATATACCCGTCGAGAGCAGgtaaattgtacttagctttaaGGCATTGACCCACCTCCACTATGATAGCTAATTGTTTCTTTTTGAACAAGCAactctttttttatgaatatgtatcatattgctatgatttttattttatcattactaaGCTACAAAGGTCGTTTGAATATTCAATTTATGCTACTTTGGTAATATCCCCGATGGGGAATGATCCCTTCAGTGATCAATCCCCATTATTCTGTTTATCACTAATAATTCCATTCAGCGATTATTCTACATTGGGGATATTTCCTaagtagcttatatatatatatatatatatatatatatatatatatatatatatatatatatatatatatatgaatttttatcatatcacttattatatttatataatcatcattaaactataaatgttattttaattatcCATAATACCGTTCTAGCTACTTAGGAAATATCCCCAATGTAGAATAATCGCTGGATGGAATTATTAGTGATAAACAGAATAATGGGGATTGATCAACTGAAGGGATCATTCCCCATCGGGATATTACCAAAGTAGcatgaattgaatattaaacgacCTTTGTAGCttagtaatgataaaataaaaatcatagcaatatgatacatattcataaaaaaagagtTGCTTGTTCAAAAGAAACATTAGCTATCATGGTGGAGGTGGGTCAATCCctaaagctaagtacaatttacCTGCTCTCGACGGGTATATAAGTATAGCTGAAAATCAAAATATACACAATTTCATTGAAATTGTATattgaaattgtatatatatatatatatatatatatatatatatatatatatatatatatatatatatatgaataattatcacatcaccgtgattcatataaatcattcgagctacaaatgtcctttaatatctaattcgctctacctcggaattgatatattttcatatatgtaccgaaggggaatttttagttgataataatttcgttacctcatgggatcgaaccaccgtccagtggacgggaacgaaatcaggaacggccagtgacatTATCGTACCTGGGAGTGCACATCTATGAATGATAAAGTATAGCTGATCTAACAATGGCCTTGATAATGAGGGGGAATCATCTATAAAATTACAGCTATGGGCCTACTTCAGATTTGGGTATTAGTTAGGTAAACACTAAGGGTCTAGTTCAATTAATTATGTGTACGTTCTTAACCAGCTTAAAAAAGAAAGGATTACACCATATGGGTTCAAGAGGTAAGTAAGGACCCCGTAACACAGATTACAATTAACAATGAGTTAGATCTTTAATTAGATGAAAAGGTGACCGGAGGTTTCTGGGCACGGGGAGTGACGAAAACAATGAAGAGGGAATTTCCCCGTAGCACATGAGGTGATAATCCAGAATGCTCTACTGCAAGTCTGCAACAAAAACAATTGGGAGTTGAACTGATTGCCTAATATGTGGTTGATGATCGAGAGGAGTATGTACAAAAGGTACCTAAGAACTCGATCTTACAAAGAAATTAGTTACGTTACCTATCACTGATAAACACTTTTTCCTGAGGGCCCACAACACAGTAGAATTATAACACAATACAGGAATCACTCGGGAAGTATGAAAGGCAAATAAGTCGGAGACTAGAGATGGGACTGATAACCTTGAAATTTGCACATTACCTTCTGTACGAGTTGGAGTTGTCTTCTTTAGGGGTGCCAGTAAAGGAGGGGTGTGTAAAGGTACAACATAGGTCACATTGGCTAGAAATAGCCACCGTCTCAAAGGGAAGTAGCTCAGAGGAGCGTGAGAAAGTTTTTAAGGCCCTATGTTTGGTACTCTGGCCTTTTATGACCTCAGAGGTGGTTTGCCAGCATCCTGGTAGATTGCAATACCTGTACCCGGCGCAACTTCGCCATGAGGCCAGTCTAGGTTACTATGTGGTCTGAGCccttaaataaacaaaaggagaTTAAAGGACTAATTCTTTAAAGGAAGTGGTGATTGAGAGAAAGTGGCGAATTTGCCTGTTATATCTCCCCAAACTTCCCGATCCCCAGCCTACCTCGACCCCAACCCAGGgcagacaaacaagaaagatccacttggattttattataacaaataaacagtatTAGGGTATTAGACAATTCTTTTGAGCTATTATTGCGGGTCATTGGTTACATCGAAAATGTCCCACACTTTggagatactggaaaggatgacagatgctagactgagagaagtgcaaataggtaaagagcagatgggatttatgaagggaaggggaacaacagaacGTATATTTTGTCTAAGGCAACTattggagaaattcggggaaaagtAAAGGGACctaaatatggtattcattgaccttgaaaaggctaaTGAccagtcccgagacaagaggtatgggggagtctgagggagaagatggtgccagagaagtatgtgagACTGATGCAAGAGCTGTATTTACCAGacaatgtatttaccagagtgatgAGCAGagttggggagacagagggttttgaggtgagagtaggattacaccaggggtcggctctgagcccgtTTATCgttaacatagtgatggacgttataatagaggaagtaggGGCAGTACATAGGAACATATTGTAAACAGATGATACTGTTCTGTGCACacagagcagggaagatctggaaatgcaactggaaagatggagacaagtactggaggatagaggaatgagaataagtatatcttagacagaatatatgtgtaccaccaatgaggggggtgatagagaaagtattcagcttgatGGAGAACAAatagagttgataagtttaagtatttgggatcttttgttaacactGGAGGAGgtatggaagaagtaaaacatcggttACAGGCAGGCTAGAACAACTGGAGAACAGCCTCTGGAATTCTTTGTGATAGAAGAGTAccgctgaggttaaaaggaaaatttcacaagacagtgGTAAGAACAACAATGCTGTATGgcacggaaacagcaagcatgagaaaaacagaggagaagaagatggatgtggcagaaatgagaatgcttaggtggatgtctacGGTGATAAGAGAAGACAGGaccagaaatgactacataaaggggtcaactaaggtggtggaagtatcaaagaaagtgcaagagggaaggttgagatggtatggacacctgttgaggagagatgaggaccccACTAGGAGACATACTATGGTGATGGAGGGTCAAGGAAGAGTAAGaagaggaagaccaagaaagagatggaaggactgtgtgagaggagacttacatgagaagggaaatgatgaggcagaagcataggatagaaatagatggaaaaggctcatccgaaatggcgaccccatataaaaatgggaattaGCTGGGAAGAAGATTGGTTACATCGAAGGttctttccaaatatttttaccaatcgtaatttatttttcagaattttgtcTATATAACAGAAAATGTGTTAGTTTACACTTTGTATTTACTTGAAATATCAAGAGTAATATATCACTTAACTTTTGGgaatagtttttttaatatcaCGGTATCTGAAGAGACATCAAAACTTGTCTTACCATACAAGGTCTTTTTATAACAATCCCTTCTGCAtgaatctctttttatctttaaatgaGAACTTTTTGTTCGTAATCACTCTAATTTCAATGAAACTGTATATTCTTGATTTTCCTTTCTACAACATATTCTTCCTTCAGTAATCCTTCATTTTAAAGCATACTATCTTTAAGTTTTAGATTACTAGTTCTGCGTATTGACTGTTTCTCTGAAACTATGAACAGTAAAAAACAATTTGACAGAACTGAAATTCCACGGTGGATATGGAAATGATCACAATATCTCAACTACCCAGTGTAATAAAATATtcaatgataaagaaagcaagttattaaagaatataatgaattaaaatttCAGCTACATGAATTAGGCATATTCCTATCAATTAACATTTTGACAGACCTAATACCACCTCTAAGGAATGAATATTTAAAGTTAGTGCAACGTTCATAGCTACAAATTGCACATCTGTCACCTGAGACAGAAGAGAGTAAGAGGGCGACAACTTACCCTAATGATTTATTAATAGCATTTTTCATATAGTTCTCCACCTACTATATATGAATCATTGTTAAAGAAAACACACTTCATATGAAATAACTATGGAAATAATGTCTGCTTTACAGTCACAAGAATGGTTTACCAATCGACCACCCCGCCCACACTCGcgcgcccgcacacacacacacacacacacacacacacacacacacacacacacacacacacacacacacacacatatatatatatatatatatatatatatatatatatatatatataatgtgtatgtgtgtaaacaaTTCACGTGACCGTAAAACATACATTATTTTCATAAGTACTTCTTATGAAAAGAGTTTTCTTGATTAACGATGATTTACACAGGTGGGGGAACTATATGAAAGATAAGTCAAGTAATCAAGACAATGACCTTAAtctttagatagatagatagatacataaacagatagatagataggaattGTTACTCGTTTTAATCAGGGCctctaatgaaataaatcaattgCCGAGACCAAGACAATGATTTAACCAAGACACCAGATTTTAGGTAATAAACACTCAAAATAGGGGAAACAAAAAGCAAGTACTTGAATGTAatgaatatttgttaataaaattttttcctttgaataAAGTCTCTTTCTGGAGCTTCCACATGACACTAAAATGCAAAAGAGAGACTCTGCAATAAAGGGTAAAGTTAATATGTTCATAAGGGAATGTCATCCTTCTCAGGCCTTAAAAGACCTACTGAGAATACCAGGAGGATACAGGAAAGCGCTCGAAAATGCTAGAGGTGAACCATGCTCACAGGTGGGCAAGTACAAATGCCAACAGAAAAGCTCGCACAGGATGGGACAGGGCAGATCCTCAACACCAACAGGAAGACATGTCGAAGAAAGTGAGAAAGTGAGCGAATACGATGTAAGGTAGAAATACGAAGATAGGAGAGCAAGACTAATATAGAATGCTGAACCTTCCCTCGGGGAACCGACGTAACGATTTACCTTCGCCTGATGAAAAGCTCCCCTTTAATAATGTAAGGGCGACGAGAAAAGCAGCGTAATACCATCAAGCGAGAAGAGGCAATTGCAGACGACGATACCTGGCTCGttgggataaaagaaaaaagagaaactagCCGATTAAACAACTATTTAAACATATATGCAAAACCCTTTAGGGGTAGCGAGAGGAACAAATAAGTAGTTTTTCGTGACTTTTGCaacaaatagaaattttttttttttttttttaactttcgttaaagagaaaccaaagaaataatatatatatatatatatatatatataatatatatatatatatatgatgtatatatatgacacacatatatattatggctatatacatatattatatatatatatatatatatagatattattatatatattctatatatatatagattatatatatatagagatatatatatatatatatatagtatagtctatatatatatatatatatatatatatatatagagtctatatatatagatatatatatatatatatatatatattatatatatatatatatatctgtatatatatatctatatatagatatatatatattattattatatatgatatatataatatatatataatatatatagatatatatatagatatcgatatatattatatataatatatagatgatatatatatatatctattatatatagatatatattctattctctatagatataacatatatatatatatatatatatatatatatatatatataaagatataagtagttagataggatagatatagtgtatatagatatacatatatatatacatatatatatatatatatatatatatatattatatatatatatatagatagatatatatatatctatttctatatacagatatctatctatatctatagtctatatatatatctaggatatatagatatatatatatatatatatatatatatattatattaatctatatattatatacgctatatatatatatatatatagatcatatatctatatgatatatatatctatatatatctatatctatatatatatatctatatagatatatattatatagctatatatatatatatatatatactatatatatatagtatatatatatatatatatagataattctatatatatatcgatatatatatatatatatatatatatatatagatatatatagctattatatatatatatatatatataattatatatatatatagatatatatatagatatctatatatagatatatattatatatatatatatatatatatactatatatatatatatataggatatctatataatatatatataaatatatctatatatatatacatatatatatatatattatatatatagttaagctATAAATGGCTTTTAAAATATATCGATCTCcctcagaagaatatattttcattatatgttagcggaaggaaatattttagttgataagaaattaagaAATTCATCAGCTCATGGGCGTgtaccacggaaccaagaattcaggacgtccAGTGAAGCGCTTTATCCAAAAGGCTGTAACATATACATGagtcaaggtgatgtgataaggtTAAAAACTTGGCTAAGTgtggcaaaagcactacaaagttatcaagttcgaggtgggttgatgccaacTCTAAAGAATGAATATCAGAGTACAACAGGGATTTATATGTGAcgggcggcattaacttatacctctcacAATAGCCTTGTGGAtgaagagcttcactgtacgtcttgaattcttggttccatggtttTTTCCCTTCGTTTAcatgtatgaaaaatattaattctgaagtagagtggattagatattaagggacatttgtagattattggatatatataagtCACGTTTATGTCATAagactcataatatggctacgtgtggGAAAAGTACAAAGTTATCAATGTTGAGGTGTGTTGATGCCGACtttaaaacaacgaatacctgagcgtgaCAGGGATTTGTaagtgagaggcggcgttaacttatacctttCATGATAGCCTCGTGGGTAATGAGCTTCACTGCACCACCAACATTGTAACTTTATCGAGTGCAACTATTGTGTTATTTACAAGACCATATGACTCAGCTGTGTTGATGAGTGTAAAATAAGTGTTGTAATATAGGGAGCATATTCATTTCATGGGAAGGTGTGTATTTCCTTGTAAAACATTATGTGTGCAGAAGAAATTCGTTTTTGGTAACCCTTACCCAGTAGCTCACTCAGACATCTAGACTTACCATCACACATTGCAACGTAGCCAATTCCCGAATTTTATTCTTTGAACTCAGTATTGCACATTTAATATTGTTAGTATCAGTCTGTTAACAATTAATGTACACATCATTTTAAAGAAACGTAAAATAAAAGTCTTTCATAATCTTAAAGACAAAATTAGTAACGTAAAATGCAGTCTGAGTTGATTCATACTTAGGTTTTGTGGCCAAAACATCAGACCAAGTAACTCATTCATTCTAGTGTTCACATGACCATTCGTCTTCTTGTTTTGACAGATAAGTGACCTTGACCGTTCAGTTTAAAACCCAAGTGGAGAGTAATCACTTTTCCTTTTCACTTTAGTTCACTGTTAGACAGGTAGTGGGGACACTCCTATTTGTTCTATGTTCTATATACATTGGAAATTCAGTTAACTTATCTATGAATTAGCGAACCTAGTATTTTTTCCTCTTACAAGAACAGTcctatttactttaatttttgtgCTTATATTGATTTGTATATACACAAACGATTTTGTTTTACTACCGTGAGAAGAACAAACCCTTTAAACCATCAACCAGGACTGCTTTGACAACTGATGATTCCCGTTTGGAATCTGTAACACAAGTTGTGTGTAATCTTTTTGAAACACACCTTTGCAGAGTTTGAGAGACTCCCCTACTTGCTCTAGTGACACATTTGGTGCCTTTTGTTCCATAAATCTCCTATTGGTGTATGGTAGTGACCTTTTGTTGAGTGTTTGGAAAACACTGTTCGTTCCCATAGCAGAACTCATTGAGAGTGCCACCTGGAAGCATTATTTGCTTAAGTATACTGGTGAGAGCGCCAGTTATCAATCTGTGTTACTTACACATCTGTGTGCCACCTGAAGTCTTTGTGCTTAATGTACTGGCGAAAGTGCATGTTTGAAAGCCAAAAGTCTGTTTTGCTTATCTACCTTGCTATCTACATTGCTGAGTGTCTGAGTACACTGTTATGCTCCCGTTGGAAGCACTACGCACATTCTAATGTGCCACCTGCTTAAGCACTTTTGAGAGGTGCCACCATGTTCTGGGAACACTCTGTCTTGCGAGACACCCTATGAGCGCTACCTTCACCTACACTCCAACCCCGACCTTATGAGTACCACCTCTGTTGACACTCCTCCATGCTCACCCAAGCAAAACCTCTGAACTTTCTACTGTGACCTGTTGAGTGCCAGTGGGTGCCTGATACANNNNNNNNNNNNNNNNNNNNNNNNNNNNNNNNNNNNNNNNNNNNNNNNNNNNNNNNNNNNNNNNNNNNNNNNNNNNNNNNNNNNNNNNNNNNNNNNNNNNNNNNNNNNNNNNNNNNNNNNNNNNNNNNNNNNNNNNNNNNNNNNNNNNNNNNNNNNNNNNNNNNNNNNNNNNNNNNNNNNNNNNNNNNNNNNNNNNNNNNNNNNNNNNNNNNNNNNNNNNNNNNNNNNNNNNNNNNNNNNNNNNNNNNNNNNNNNNNNNNNNNNNNNNNNNNNNNNNNNNNNNNNNNNNNNNNNNNNNNNNNNNNNNNNNNNNNNNNNNNNNNNNNNNNNNNNNNNNNNNNNNNNNNNNNNNNNNNNNNNNNNNNNNNNNNNNNNNNNNNNNNNNNNNNNNNNNNNNNNNNNNNNNNNNNNNNNNNNNNNNNNNNNNNNNNNNNNNNNNNNNNNNNNNNNNNNNNNNNNNNNNNNNNNNNNNNNNNNNNNNNNNNNNNNNNNNNNNNNNNTGTATCAGGCACCCACTGGGCACTCAACAGATCACAGTAGAAAGTTATGTGTACGGTTTACTTCAGAGATTTTGCTTGGGTGAGCATGGAGGAGTGTCAACAGAGGTGGTACTCATAAGGTCAGGGGTTGGAGTGTAGGTGAAGGTAGCGCTCATAGGGTGTCTCGCAAGACAGTGTGTTCCCAGAACATGGTGGCACTCTCAAAGTGCTTAAGCAGGTGGCACATTAGATGTGCGTAGTGCTTCCAACGGGAGCATAACAGTGTACTCAGACACTCAGCAATGTAGATCAGCAAGGTAGATAAGCAAAACAGACGTTTAAGCTTTCAAACATGTGTTTTCGCCAGTACATTAAGCACAAAGACTTCAGGTGGCACAGATGTGTAAGTAACACAGATTGATAACTGGCGCTCTCACAGTATACTTAAGCAAATAATGCTTCCAGGTGGCACTCTCAACGAGTTCTGCCATGGGAACGAACAGTGTTTTCCAAACACTCAACAAAAGGTCACTACCATACACCAATAGGAGAGTTATGAAAAGGCACAAGTGTCACTAGAGCAAGTAGGGGAGTCTCTCATAACTCTGCAAAGGTGTGTTTCAAAAAGATTACACACAACTTGTGTTACAGATTCCAAACGGGAATCATCAGTTGTCAAAGCAGTCCTGGTTGATGGTTTAAAGGGTTTGTGCTTCTCACGGTAGTAAAACAAAATCGTTTGTagatatacaaatgaatataagcacaaaaattaaagtaaatcgGACTGTTCTTGTAAGAGGAAAAAATACTAGGTTCGCTAATTCATAGATAAGTTAACTGAATTTCCAATGTATATAGAACATAGAACAAATAGGAGTGTCCCCACTACCTGTCTAACAGTGAGCTAAAGTGAAAAGGAAAAGTGATTACTCTCCACTAGGGTTTTAAACTGAACGGTCAAGGTCACTTATCTGTCAAAACAGAAGACGAATGGTTATGTGAACACTAGACTAAATGAGTTACTTGGTCCTGATGGTTTTTGGCCACAACACCTAAGTATGAATCAACTCAGACTGCATTTTTGTTTAACGTTACTAATTTTGTCTTTAAGATTATGAAAGactgtttttattttacgttactttaaaaaataagtgTACATTAATTGTTAACAGACTAATAGTACAATATTAAATGTGCCAATACTGAgttcaaagaataaaacaaaattcggGGAATTCGGCTTACGTTGCAATGTGTGATGGAAGTCTAGATGTCTGAGTGAGCTACTGGGTGTAAGGGTTTACCCAAAAACGAATTTCTTCTGCATACATAA harbors:
- the LOC135195310 gene encoding uncharacterized protein LOC135195310, whose amino-acid sequence is MLYGTETASMRKTEEKKMDVAEMRMLRWMSTVIREDRTRNDYIKGSTKVVEVSKKVQEGRLRWYGHLLRRDEDPTRRHTMVMEGQGRVRRGRPRKRWKDCVRGDLHEKGNDEAEA